In one Agathobacter rectalis ATCC 33656 genomic region, the following are encoded:
- the udp gene encoding uridine phosphorylase — MKNYSKDPDRQYHIQVAKGEVGRYVIMPGDPKRCVKIAQYLDNPVLIADNREFITYTGTLDGVKVSVTSTGIGGPSASIAMEELYRCGADTFVRIGTCGGMQTDVKSGDIVIATGAIRMEGTSKEYAPIEFPAVADLDVTNALVAAAKQKNFTHHTGVVQCKDAFYGQHEPEKMPAGYELINKWNAWRMLGCLASEMESAALFVVAAKLGVRAGSCFLVVANQEREKLGLENPVVRDTDMAVQVAVSAVRNLISEDCAGE, encoded by the coding sequence ATGAAAAATTATTCAAAGGATCCTGACAGACAGTATCATATCCAGGTCGCAAAGGGAGAGGTCGGCAGGTATGTTATCATGCCGGGAGACCCGAAGAGATGTGTTAAAATAGCTCAGTACCTTGACAATCCGGTCTTGATAGCTGACAACAGGGAGTTTATCACATACACCGGCACATTGGATGGAGTGAAGGTCAGTGTGACATCGACAGGCATTGGCGGACCATCCGCATCTATAGCGATGGAGGAGCTGTACAGATGCGGTGCAGATACCTTCGTGAGGATCGGAACCTGCGGAGGCATGCAGACAGATGTGAAAAGCGGTGACATCGTGATTGCGACAGGCGCCATCCGCATGGAGGGCACATCAAAGGAGTATGCGCCGATAGAGTTTCCGGCTGTGGCAGATTTAGATGTCACAAACGCGCTTGTTGCGGCAGCAAAGCAGAAAAACTTTACGCATCACACAGGCGTGGTGCAGTGCAAGGATGCATTTTACGGACAGCACGAGCCCGAAAAAATGCCGGCAGGCTACGAGCTTATCAATAAATGGAATGCATGGAGGATGCTTGGCTGTCTTGCGTCAGAGATGGAGTCAGCCGCGCTTTTTGTCGTTGCGGCAAAGCTTGGAGTCAGGGCAGGTTCATGCTTCCTTGTGGTCGCAAATCAGGAGAGGGAAAAGCTCGGGCTTGAGAATCCTGTGGTACGCGATACTGACATGGCGGTTCAGGTGGCGGTTTCGGCAGTGCGAAATCTCATTAGTGAGGATTGCGCCGGAGAATAA
- the deoC gene encoding deoxyribose-phosphate aldolase, translating to MDINEILKHVDHTLLSPQATWDEIRQICDDAIKYHTASVCIPPSYVSQASKYLGERVKVCTVIGFPNGYSTTAVKAFETEDALANGAKEIDMVINIGWLKDKRYELIEDEIKKLKSICKDKVLKVIIETCFLTDDEKIRMCDITTSAGADYIKTSTGFGTAGATFDDIKLFSVHIGEGVKMKAAGGISSLDDAERFLELGADRLGTSRVVKLIKAME from the coding sequence TTGGATATAAATGAAATTTTAAAACACGTTGACCATACACTTTTATCCCCACAGGCTACATGGGACGAAATCAGGCAGATATGCGATGATGCGATAAAATATCACACAGCATCGGTCTGCATACCGCCGAGCTATGTAAGTCAGGCGTCAAAGTATCTGGGTGAAAGGGTAAAGGTCTGTACAGTGATAGGCTTCCCTAACGGATATTCGACCACTGCGGTGAAAGCCTTTGAGACAGAGGATGCCCTTGCAAACGGAGCGAAGGAGATAGATATGGTCATCAATATCGGCTGGCTCAAGGATAAAAGGTATGAGCTGATAGAGGATGAAATAAAGAAGCTCAAGTCCATATGCAAGGATAAGGTGCTTAAAGTCATCATCGAGACCTGCTTTCTCACAGATGATGAGAAAATCAGGATGTGCGATATCACAACGAGCGCAGGGGCTGATTACATCAAGACATCTACAGGCTTTGGCACGGCAGGTGCGACCTTTGATGATATAAAGCTGTTTTCAGTGCATATCGGAGAGGGTGTGAAGATGAAGGCTGCCGGAGGCATTTCTTCATTAGATGATGCAGAAAGATTTCTTGAGCTTGGCGCTGACAGGCTTGGGACAAGCCGTGTGGTGAAGCTTATTAAGGCTATGGAATGA
- a CDS encoding cytidine deaminase, whose amino-acid sequence MDKKTIEKLIDTAIAQLDFSYAPYSGFNVGAALLAKNQAVYTGCNIENAAYTPTNCAERTAFFKAVSEGVRDFEAICIVGGKNQKPTGYTAPCGVCRQVMMEFCNPKTFKIILAIDRENYRIFTLEDMLPQGFGPANLE is encoded by the coding sequence ATGGATAAAAAAACAATTGAAAAACTGATTGATACAGCCATTGCACAGCTTGATTTTTCATATGCGCCGTACTCAGGCTTCAATGTCGGTGCGGCTCTTTTAGCAAAAAATCAGGCAGTCTACACCGGCTGCAATATAGAAAATGCAGCCTACACACCGACAAATTGTGCGGAAAGGACAGCATTTTTCAAGGCAGTGAGTGAAGGTGTGCGGGATTTTGAGGCAATATGTATCGTGGGCGGAAAGAACCAAAAACCGACAGGTTATACAGCGCCATGCGGAGTATGCCGCCAGGTTATGATGGAGTTTTGTAATCCGAAGACCTTTAAAATAATACTGGCGATTGACAGGGAAAATTATAGGATTTTTACGCTTGAGGATATGCTCCCGCAGGGGTTCGGACCTGCGAACCTTGAGTAG
- the add gene encoding adenosine deaminase: MEREENIRDNIIKLPKIELHCHLDGSLSREFVEKRLGRTVQEAELSVSDDCTSLAQYLEKFDLPGQCIQDEKGLEGAAYDVLKGMHRENVVYAEIRFAPLLSENERMSCERVIEAALKGLERGKKDFGIEYGLIVCAMRHHGEEQNRRMLHTAREFLGAGVCAADLAGAEVPYPMSGFMELFKYAKQLGLPFTIHAGECGNAQNIIDAVEAGAARIGHGIAMRGHDDLERQLSAKGIGIELCPISNLQTKAVASADEYPIREFLDAGLKVTINTDNRTVSNTTLSKELEFIEKTYGIRDEELPLMMKNALDVAFADDAVKERIFRQLV; this comes from the coding sequence ATGGAGAGAGAAGAGAATATAAGAGACAATATAATAAAGCTGCCGAAAATAGAGCTTCACTGCCATCTGGATGGCTCATTAAGCCGTGAATTTGTCGAGAAAAGGCTTGGCAGGACAGTGCAGGAGGCAGAGCTTAGCGTGTCGGATGACTGCACAAGTCTTGCACAGTATCTGGAGAAATTTGACTTGCCGGGGCAGTGCATCCAGGATGAAAAGGGGCTTGAGGGAGCCGCCTATGATGTGCTTAAGGGCATGCACCGGGAAAACGTCGTATACGCGGAAATCCGTTTTGCACCGCTGCTTTCAGAGAATGAGCGCATGAGCTGTGAGCGCGTGATAGAGGCTGCACTTAAGGGACTTGAGAGAGGTAAAAAGGATTTTGGCATAGAATATGGGCTTATTGTGTGCGCCATGAGGCATCACGGCGAGGAACAAAACAGACGCATGCTGCACACCGCAAGGGAATTTTTAGGCGCGGGTGTGTGCGCGGCAGACCTCGCAGGTGCTGAGGTGCCTTATCCTATGTCCGGCTTCATGGAGCTTTTCAAATATGCAAAGCAGCTCGGGCTGCCTTTTACAATCCATGCGGGAGAGTGTGGAAATGCACAGAATATTATAGATGCAGTGGAGGCCGGCGCAGCCAGGATAGGCCATGGAATAGCCATGAGAGGTCACGATGATCTGGAAAGGCAGCTTTCGGCAAAGGGCATAGGCATCGAGCTTTGTCCAATAAGCAATCTACAGACAAAGGCGGTGGCATCTGCAGATGAATATCCCATCAGGGAGTTTTTGGATGCGGGATTAAAGGTCACAATAAACACAGACAACCGCACCGTAAGCAACACAACTTTATCTAAAGAGCTTGAGTTCATAGAAAAAACATATGGCATACGCGATGAGGAGCTGCCGCTTATGATGAAAAATGCACTGGACGTGGCATTTGCGGATGATGCCGTGAAGGAGCGGATTTTCAGACAGCTGGTATAG
- a CDS encoding phosphopentomutase: MKKYNRIFVIVLDSLGIGAMPDSERFGDTDVDTFGHILERMQTLDIPNLTRLGMLNLHCGGQMQPAAEPIGRFTRLAEASNGKDTMTGHWEMMGIKTEKPFKTFTEHGFPPELIAELEKQCGKKVIGNKSASGTEIIEELGEEEIKNGSMIVYTSADSVLQICGNEETFDLQNLYRCCEIARKITLKDEWRVGRVIARPYVGKKKGEFVRTSNRHDYALKPTGLTALNALKDSGLDVISVGKINDIFCGEGITEAFRSKSSVHGMEQTIDICEKDFTGLCFVNLVDFDALWGHRRNVTGYGEEIEKFDKNLGILMEKLRDDDLLILTADHGNDPTYKGTDHTREYVPFIAYSKSMKGGGAIEEEATFAVIGATITDNFGVKMPEGTIGHSILEEL, translated from the coding sequence ATGAAGAAATACAACAGAATTTTTGTGATAGTCCTGGATTCTCTGGGAATCGGCGCGATGCCGGACTCGGAAAGGTTTGGAGACACAGATGTAGACACCTTTGGACATATACTTGAGAGGATGCAGACTCTCGACATCCCAAATCTTACAAGGCTTGGAATGCTCAATCTGCACTGTGGCGGTCAGATGCAGCCGGCTGCTGAGCCAATCGGCAGATTTACGCGGTTGGCAGAGGCAAGCAATGGCAAGGACACGATGACAGGCCACTGGGAGATGATGGGCATAAAAACCGAAAAGCCCTTTAAGACCTTCACAGAGCACGGATTTCCACCGGAGCTCATCGCTGAGCTTGAGAAGCAGTGCGGAAAAAAGGTCATAGGCAACAAGAGCGCCAGCGGCACTGAGATAATCGAGGAGCTCGGAGAGGAAGAGATAAAGAACGGTTCGATGATTGTATACACGTCAGCGGATTCGGTGCTTCAGATTTGCGGTAATGAGGAGACCTTTGATTTACAGAATCTCTACCGCTGCTGTGAGATAGCCAGAAAAATAACACTCAAGGACGAGTGGAGAGTAGGGCGCGTCATTGCAAGGCCATATGTGGGAAAGAAAAAGGGTGAGTTCGTGCGAACCTCAAACAGGCACGACTATGCGCTTAAGCCTACAGGTCTTACTGCATTAAATGCATTAAAGGACAGTGGACTGGATGTCATTTCAGTCGGCAAAATCAATGATATTTTCTGCGGAGAGGGCATTACAGAGGCATTCCGCTCAAAGAGCTCGGTTCATGGAATGGAGCAGACCATTGATATTTGTGAGAAAGATTTTACCGGGCTGTGCTTTGTGAATCTGGTCGATTTCGATGCACTGTGGGGACACCGCAGAAATGTGACAGGCTACGGAGAGGAAATTGAGAAATTCGACAAAAATCTGGGCATTTTAATGGAAAAGCTAAGGGATGATGATCTGCTCATACTGACCGCAGACCACGGAAACGACCCTACCTACAAGGGAACGGACCACACACGCGAGTATGTGCCGTTTATCGCGTATTCAAAGAGCATGAAGGGCGGCGGTGCAATTGAGGAGGAAGCCACCTTTGCGGTAATTGGAGCCACAATTACTGACAACTTCGGCGTAAAAATGCCGGAGGGTACCATCGGACATTCTATTCTTGAAGAGCTTTAA
- a CDS encoding purine-nucleoside phosphorylase, whose product MNSIYEKLTTCLASVREKTDFVPETAIVLGSGLGDYAEQIKIETTIDYKDIKGFPTSTVPGHKGRFVFGYVDSVPVVIMQGRVHYYEGYPITDVVLPTRLMGMMGAKKLILTNAAGGLNTDFNPGDFMLISDHIATAIPSPLIGANIDELGERFPDMSEVYSRRMREIVKEKADKLGIKLREGVYVQLTGPQYETPAEVRMCKILGGDAVGMSTACEALAARHMGLEVCGISCITNLAAGLSDKKLNHKEVQETADRVAKQFTELITAVVRAV is encoded by the coding sequence ATGAACAGTATATATGAAAAACTTACCACATGCCTTGCAAGTGTGCGTGAAAAAACAGATTTTGTACCGGAGACAGCCATAGTTTTGGGCTCGGGACTTGGAGACTATGCAGAGCAGATTAAGATAGAGACAACCATAGATTACAAGGATATCAAGGGCTTTCCAACATCCACAGTTCCCGGACACAAAGGCAGGTTTGTATTTGGATATGTGGATAGTGTGCCTGTTGTCATCATGCAGGGCAGAGTCCATTATTATGAGGGGTATCCGATAACAGACGTTGTGCTACCGACACGCCTCATGGGAATGATGGGCGCAAAAAAGCTGATACTCACAAATGCGGCAGGTGGTCTCAATACTGATTTTAATCCGGGAGACTTTATGCTGATTTCGGACCATATCGCGACAGCCATACCAAGTCCACTGATCGGAGCCAATATTGATGAGCTGGGCGAGCGTTTTCCGGATATGAGCGAGGTATACAGCCGCAGAATGAGGGAAATCGTAAAAGAAAAGGCAGATAAGCTGGGCATAAAGCTGAGAGAAGGAGTCTACGTACAGCTCACAGGCCCGCAGTATGAGACTCCGGCCGAGGTCAGGATGTGTAAAATCCTCGGAGGAGATGCCGTCGGAATGAGCACAGCCTGTGAGGCACTTGCAGCGCGTCATATGGGGCTTGAGGTCTGCGGAATCTCATGTATCACCAACCTGGCAGCAGGACTATCCGACAAAAAGCTCAACCACAAGGAAGTGCAGGAAACCGCAGACCGCGTGGCAAAGCAGTTTACAGAACTGATCACTGCTGTGGTGAGAGCAGTGTAA
- a CDS encoding DUF4869 domain-containing protein, which produces MLNIYLGDMENAIYHPPVYFDNTYEDEWITDELSVKMIKDIDKSDVIGPHLVQSPILGPISTKELSGGVKTLMLMAFDDSGKIFNASACGDNCAKWILRIAGKKNLTINLHHIMDFGKDFEAKILNTGEMVHSMAEFISVAGKYV; this is translated from the coding sequence ATGTTAAATATATATTTAGGGGATATGGAAAATGCAATTTACCATCCTCCGGTGTATTTTGATAACACATATGAAGATGAATGGATAACGGATGAGCTGTCTGTCAAAATGATAAAAGATATAGATAAATCAGACGTCATTGGACCACATCTGGTACAAAGCCCGATACTGGGACCGATATCCACAAAGGAATTGTCCGGTGGAGTGAAAACCCTTATGCTGATGGCTTTTGATGATAGCGGAAAAATTTTTAACGCTTCAGCGTGTGGTGATAACTGCGCAAAGTGGATATTGAGAATTGCGGGCAAAAAGAATTTGACAATTAATCTGCATCATATAATGGATTTTGGCAAAGATTTTGAGGCAAAGATACTGAATACGGGAGAGATGGTTCACAGTATGGCTGAATTCATCAGTGTTGCAGGTAAATATGTATAG